The Solirubrobacterales bacterium nucleotide sequence AACAGCCGGATGTCGCTGACCGCCACGCTGAACTGGTCGTCGACCCCGGCGGGCCGGGTGATCCAGAGCAGGTAGTAGCGGTACTTGCGGCCGGCGGTAGCGAGATCGAAGCGCTGCCGCTTGCCGACGTCGTTCACCTTGCCCAGTGCGGTCCAGCCCCCGTCCAGGTTTTCCGGCACCGGCTCGTTGGCACCCCAGACCTCGAGATCCCAACCGGGGGTGGGGGACCGAATCTCCATCTCGGAGGCCGCGACCGGTTTGCCGGCGTCCACGTACAGACCGACGCCGCGCTTGCCGCTGAGGTCCTCGGTGGCGTAGCTTTCGGTGGTCCAGGCGGTGGCACTGCGGTCCGAGTCGATCGCCAGCGCGGCCTCCTCGGTGTGTTCGGTCTGGTCGCCCTCCGGGTCGTAGTCGGCGGCGGCAACCAGCGGAATCTGGCGGGCGGTGCCGGAGCTGCCTCCGGCCCCGCCGCCGCCACCCCCGCCGGTGTCGCCCCGGGAGATGAACCAGGCGGTTCCGGCGGCGATCATCAGCGCAACCAGCAGCAGGGCCACGGCCGGCCACGGCGAGGTCTTCCTTGCCAGCGGTGCCTGACGCCGCGGGGAGGGCACCGCATCGAGCACCGAGGTCGCCTGGTCGGAGCTGCCGCCCCCACGGATCGCCTCGACCTCGAGCGCGGCCTGCATCTCGTCGGACATCTCGCCGATCGTCTGGTATCGGTCCTCCGGATTCTTGGCGGTCGCCCGGTCGATCACCCGGCCGGAGGCGGCGGAAATGTCCGGCCGGAGCTCCTGGACGTCGGGCAGGTCGTCGTTGACGTGCTTCATCGCGACGCCGATCTGGTTCTCGGCCGTGAACGGGACGTCCCCGGTCAGCATCTCGTACAGGACGATCCCCAGCGAGTAGATGTCCGAGCGGGGGTCGACCTCCTTGCCCATCGCCTGTTCCGGGGCCACGTAGTCGGTGGTGCCGAGCACCCGCCCGGGGGCGGTCACCCCCTCCTCGTCCAGTTGACGGGAAATCCCGAAGTCGGTCAGCTTGGCCCGGCCGGTCGAGTCGATCAGGACGTTCTGGGGTTTCACGTCCCGGTGGACCATCTCGCCGTCGTGGGCGACCTGGAGCGCCTGGGCGATCTCGAGGCCGTAGGCCAGCGCCTCGGTCGCGTCGAGCGCCCCGACCCGCGCGATCCGCTGCTTCAGGGTTTCACCCTGGACGTACTCGAAAACGATGTAGGGGCGTCCCCCGTCCTCGCCGGCGTCGATCACCGAAACCACATTCGGGTTGGAAAGCTTGGCGACCGCGCGGGCTTCCTGGTTGAACCGTTCGAGCTGATCCGGTTGTTCGGTCATCTCGCGGTGCATCAGTTTCACCGCGACCGGACGGTCGAGCACCTCGTCCCGGGCGAGGTACACGGTGGACATGCCGCCACTGCCGAGCTTCGCTTCCAGCCGGTAACGGCCCGACAGGACGGTACCGATCATCTGTGCGCTGGCAGGCGGTTGGCTCATCTCTTCTGGAATATTCTCGACCTGGGGTGCCTGCCGAGTTCCACTACATCACTGATCCGGCCTGCGAAAACTCATGGGCCGTCGAGCCTATCCTGCGGCGACTCGAGTGGGAGTTCGACGGCGAGTTGCGGGTGAAAAGAATCATGGCCGGTCTGGCCCGCTCGTTTGCCGGGACGGAAACCGAGCGGCTGGGGTCATGGATCGATGCTGCAGCTTGCTCTGGCATGCCTCTTGATCCTCGCATCTGGAGGGAAAACCCTCCTCAAGGAACCTACCCGGCCTGTATGTCGGTAAAGGCGGCAGGCGAGCAGGGCACGGATCTGGAGGGCGCCTTCCTGCGCCGGTTGCGGGTGGCGATCATGTGTGAGCGCCGCTTTCCGGACAGCCCGGGATCCTTCGAGGGGCTGGCCGCGGAGGCCGGGCTCGACGTCCGCCGCTTCGGGATCGACCTGGAGTCGACCGCGACCCTGGAGTCTTTCGGGGCCGATCTCGAGGCTGCCCGTGAGGCCGGCGGCGAGACGCCAGCCGGACTCTTCCGGCCCGCTGCGGAGCGTGACGGCCCGGCTTCCCCGGGGGTGGCAGGTGACATCCATCGGGTCGGATCCGGATCCGGGTTCGAGGAGTGGAGGGGTGCCGCCCTGGCGGCCGGGGCCCGGCCGGTGAGGACGGCCCGCCCCTCGATCACCGAGGCGATCGAACGGTTCGGACCGTTGTCCGGGGCCGAACTGAAAGCGCTGACCGGCCTGCCGGAACCGGTGCTGGAAGCCGAGCTCTGGAGCGGGGCCCGGGAGTGGCGCTACCGGCCGAGCCGCTACCTGACCGGAACCATCTGGGAGCCGGTCGGGTCGATCTGACCTACGGCCGTGCGGTCCGCCCCGCCCGGGTCCTGACCAGAATCAGCGTTCCGAACAGGCCCCGATAGATCGCGTAGGGAGTGAGGGCGCGATCCCGTTCGACCAGACCGATCAGTCGGTGTGAGACCACGGTCGAGGCAAACGAGGCGGCCAGCCCCAGGCCGAGCAGCCGGCGTTCGCGGCGTCCGATCCGGCGTCGGGCGAGCCGCACACCTTTCAGTCCGACCGCACCGAGGATCACCGGCAGGGCGACCGTGCGGGAGAGCAGGTTGGCCTGGTCCCGGGTGAAGCCACGCAGCCGGGCGGCGGTCAGGGTGGCCCCGTTTCGGGAAACTCCGGGCATCAGGGCGCAGGCCTGGGCTATCCCGAGGGCAAGTCCGTCGAGGAGTCCGGCGTCACCCTTGCCGCGACGCTGCGGCCGACGGTCGGCGAGCGACATCGCGATTCCGCCCAGGATCAGTCCGGCTGCGGTCGCGCGGGGCCCCCCGAGACGGGACTCGATCGTCCGTTCGAAGCCGAGTCCGACCGCGGCCGCCGGCAGAAACGAAAGCGCCAGAATGGCGGCGTGACGAAGATCGAGGTGTTCAAGCTCGGCGGCGATCTCCTCCCGCCGGACCAGCAACAGGGCCAGCGCGGTCCCGCCGTGGAGTGCCACCTCGAAACTCTTGCGGAGTTCCGGATCGAGTCGTTCCCAGTCCCATCCGGCCAGCCTGGGGATGACCGCCAGATGGGCCGAGCTGGAAACCGGCAGCAGCTCGGTCGGTCCCTGGATTACCCCGAGCGCAATCGCCTGGCTGGTGTCACTCCTCCCGAAAATCAGACTCCGGATCCTATTCGGGACTAGTATTCACGGGTTCAATGCGCCGGCCCTCCCTTCACTTGCGCCGCTACCAGCTGATGCAGATGCTCGGCGACGGCCTGCTGGTCGGACTGGCCTTCTTTCTCGCCTTCCAGCTGCGCTTCCTCGACGATCCGGGAACCATCCCGCCCCGCTACGTGAAGCTGCTGCTGCAGTCGGTCGGCTTCGTGGTGGTCGGCAAGGTGCTGGTCTTCCACCTGTTCGGCCTGTACCAGAAGTGGTGGCGTTTCGTGGGTGGTCGCGACATCGTCCGGATCGTCCAGGCGGTGACCATCGCCTCGCTGATTCTGGTGGTCGTGTTC carries:
- a CDS encoding protein kinase — protein: MSQPPASAQMIGTVLSGRYRLEAKLGSGGMSTVYLARDEVLDRPVAVKLMHREMTEQPDQLERFNQEARAVAKLSNPNVVSVIDAGEDGGRPYIVFEYVQGETLKQRIARVGALDATEALAYGLEIAQALQVAHDGEMVHRDVKPQNVLIDSTGRAKLTDFGISRQLDEEGVTAPGRVLGTTDYVAPEQAMGKEVDPRSDIYSLGIVLYEMLTGDVPFTAENQIGVAMKHVNDDLPDVQELRPDISAASGRVIDRATAKNPEDRYQTIGEMSDEMQAALEVEAIRGGGSSDQATSVLDAVPSPRRQAPLARKTSPWPAVALLLVALMIAAGTAWFISRGDTGGGGGGGAGGSSGTARQIPLVAAADYDPEGDQTEHTEEAALAIDSDRSATAWTTESYATEDLSGKRGVGLYVDAGKPVAASEMEIRSPTPGWDLEVWGANEPVPENLDGGWTALGKVNDVGKRQRFDLATAGRKYRYYLLWITRPAGVDDQFSVAVSDIRLFH
- a CDS encoding DsbA family protein gives rise to the protein MPAEFHYITDPACENSWAVEPILRRLEWEFDGELRVKRIMAGLARSFAGTETERLGSWIDAAACSGMPLDPRIWRENPPQGTYPACMSVKAAGEQGTDLEGAFLRRLRVAIMCERRFPDSPGSFEGLAAEAGLDVRRFGIDLESTATLESFGADLEAAREAGGETPAGLFRPAAERDGPASPGVAGDIHRVGSGSGFEEWRGAALAAGARPVRTARPSITEAIERFGPLSGAELKALTGLPEPVLEAELWSGAREWRYRPSRYLTGTIWEPVGSI